A window of Deltaproteobacteria bacterium contains these coding sequences:
- a CDS encoding peptidylprolyl isomerase, translated as MANPIALFETTMGDFMAEIYSDLMPKTAENFIKLAKSGFYDGLHFHRIIDNFMLQFGCPESRDPKSPRCGTGGPPWGCVEDEFPENAKLSNEPGTLSMANTGRPNSGGSQFFINLVHNDYLDWFAPGPSRHPVFGKITEGMDIIKKIGKVATDRSDRPVTPVKVIRITVED; from the coding sequence GTGGCGAACCCCATAGCCCTTTTCGAGACCACAATGGGCGATTTCATGGCTGAAATCTATTCCGACCTCATGCCCAAAACCGCCGAAAACTTCATCAAGCTCGCCAAAAGCGGCTTTTACGACGGCCTTCACTTCCACCGGATCATAGACAACTTCATGCTCCAGTTCGGATGCCCGGAAAGCCGCGATCCCAAAAGCCCGCGCTGCGGAACCGGCGGCCCTCCCTGGGGATGCGTGGAAGACGAGTTTCCCGAAAACGCCAAGTTAAGCAACGAGCCGGGCACCCTTTCCATGGCCAACACGGGCCGCCCCAACTCCGGCGGAAGCCAGTTTTTCATCAACCTGGTCCATAACGATTATCTCGACTGGTTCGCCCCCGGCCCGTCCAGGCACCCGGTTTTCGGAAAGATCACCGAGGGTATGGACATCATAAAGAAAATCGGCAAGGTGGCCACCGACCGCAGCGACCGCCCGGTCACGCCTGTAAAGGTGATAAGGATCACCGTGGAAGACTGA
- a CDS encoding MBL fold metallo-hydrolase yields the protein MDTIHTLKLGMARAYLLKGRAGYVLIDAGVPGAGGRIVQKMNDLAIRPDMLKLGIVTHVHYDHVGGLAGVVKASGCPVMVHEAGADALAHGEMSIPGGQIFLTRQLVRLARRFPSVTAWVTRYEPVRADLYVNEETSLEPWGFSARAIPTPGHTKDSITVLTDDGRAFVGDLAYNELPFLAKTRKPPFAENIDILHNSWRLLLDRGARIIYPGHGEAFSADEL from the coding sequence TTGGACACGATCCATACCTTGAAACTCGGCATGGCCAGGGCCTACCTTTTAAAGGGCCGGGCCGGATACGTTCTGATCGATGCGGGAGTCCCCGGCGCGGGCGGACGTATCGTTCAAAAAATGAACGATCTTGCCATACGGCCCGACATGCTGAAACTCGGCATCGTCACCCACGTTCATTACGATCACGTGGGCGGGCTTGCCGGGGTGGTTAAGGCCAGCGGGTGTCCCGTGATGGTTCACGAGGCCGGGGCCGATGCCCTGGCACACGGGGAAATGTCGATTCCCGGCGGGCAGATTTTCCTCACCCGCCAGTTGGTGCGGCTGGCCCGAAGGTTTCCGTCAGTCACGGCCTGGGTGACCCGCTACGAGCCGGTGAGGGCGGACCTTTACGTAAACGAAGAAACATCCCTTGAGCCCTGGGGCTTTTCGGCCAGGGCCATTCCAACTCCGGGCCACACGAAAGACTCGATCACAGTTCTCACGGACGACGGGCGGGCCTTTGTGGGCGATCTCGCCTATAACGAGCTTCCTTTTCTGGCCAAAACCCGCAAGCCGCCCTTTGCCGAAAATATAGATATATTGCACAACAGTTGGCGGCTCCTTTTGGACAGGGGGGCGAGAATCATATATCCCGGTCACGGCGAGGCTTTTTCAGCCGATGAACTCTAA
- a CDS encoding SpoIIE family protein phosphatase, with protein MRAPRILIALPDENKRRSLSECLINWGYQITPASDGLSAWDIIENDGIWLVIASVALAGIDGLELTRRIRAAGLSSYLYVVLITSQEKEADLLQAMEAGADEFVLEPFGPEEIRARILVAERIRQLEESLELRHKELWETNQRLSRAQDVITRDLEAAARIQQGLLPVSTNNLYGYSFESLFIPCNVVGGDMFNFFPVDSQHLAFYLLDVSGHGIPAAMLSVAVSKTISSLPFHENLLRGGTSDLPGHEMTSPASVVRELDQLFQTNALMEQYFTMIYGVLNKETGETCFTQAGHPHPAYVPHVGEPHLVGAGGLPVGLVQDADFAETSMVLYENDRLFLYSDGIVECSNQEGARFGTDGLLGFLTHNRDLPLHMLMRRLGEEIYRFHGSDNFEDDMSVLVIERNGS; from the coding sequence ATGCGAGCCCCCAGAATACTGATAGCCCTGCCTGATGAAAACAAGCGCCGGAGCTTGTCCGAGTGCCTGATCAACTGGGGCTACCAGATCACGCCCGCCTCCGACGGTTTAAGCGCCTGGGACATCATAGAAAACGACGGGATATGGCTGGTTATCGCAAGCGTGGCGCTTGCGGGAATCGACGGCCTGGAGCTCACCCGGCGAATCAGGGCCGCCGGTCTTTCGTCCTACCTCTACGTGGTTCTCATTACAAGCCAGGAAAAGGAGGCCGACCTTCTCCAGGCGATGGAGGCCGGAGCCGACGAATTCGTCCTGGAGCCCTTCGGCCCGGAGGAAATCAGGGCCAGAATCCTGGTGGCCGAACGCATACGCCAACTGGAGGAAAGCCTTGAGCTTCGGCACAAGGAGCTCTGGGAGACCAACCAGCGCTTAAGCCGCGCCCAGGACGTGATCACCCGCGACCTGGAAGCGGCGGCGCGAATCCAGCAGGGGCTTTTGCCCGTTTCCACCAACAACCTTTACGGGTACAGCTTCGAGTCCCTGTTCATTCCGTGCAACGTGGTGGGCGGGGACATGTTCAACTTCTTCCCGGTGGACAGCCAACACCTGGCCTTCTACCTCCTGGATGTTTCGGGCCACGGGATACCGGCTGCCATGCTTTCCGTGGCGGTTTCCAAGACCATATCGTCTCTTCCCTTCCACGAAAACCTGCTCAGGGGCGGTACCAGCGATCTTCCGGGCCACGAGATGACCTCTCCGGCCTCTGTGGTGCGCGAGCTGGACCAGCTTTTCCAGACCAACGCCCTCATGGAGCAGTACTTCACCATGATCTATGGGGTCCTCAACAAGGAGACCGGCGAGACCTGCTTCACCCAAGCGGGCCACCCGCATCCGGCCTACGTGCCCCACGTGGGCGAGCCTCACCTTGTGGGCGCGGGCGGGCTTCCGGTCGGGCTTGTACAGGATGCGGATTTCGCCGAAACCAGCATGGTTCTTTACGAAAACGACAGGCTCTTTCTGTATTCCGACGGCATAGTGGAATGCTCAAACCAGGAAGGCGCGCGTTTCGGAACAGACGGCCTTCTGGGCTTTCTCACCCACAACAGGGACCTTCCCCTTCACATGCTCATGCGAAGGCTGGGGGAGGAAATTTACCGTTTTCACGGCAGCGACAATTTTGAAGACGATATGAGTGTCCTCGTAATCGAACGCAACGGCTCTTAG
- a CDS encoding glutamine--tRNA ligase/YqeY domain fusion protein, with amino-acid sequence MSVTEKEAASKTETIGGESNDFVRAAVAEDVANGKNGGRVHTRFPPEPNGYLHMGHAKSICLNFGIARQFGGKCNLRFDDTNPAKEDVEYVNSIKEDARWLGADWEDREFYASDYFDRLYLFAEELIQKGLAYVDSLSAEEIRQYRGTLTEPGRNSPYRDRSVEENLDLFRRMKAGEFPDGTHVLRAKIDMASRNIILRDPTIYRIRAAHHHRTGDAWRIYPMYDFTHCLSDALEGITHSVCTLEFENNRPLYDWVLSNVSAPCHPRQIEFARLNLTYTVLSKRKLIRLVSENRVSGWDDPRMPTISGVRRRGIPPSAIRSFCEKIGVAKRDSTVDAALLDHCIREDLNPTAPRAMAVLRPIKVIIENYPDNSVEELDCLNHPENPEMGSRMVPFAREIFIEAEDFMEEPPKKYFRLSPGREVRLRYAYFITCTGVDKDPETGAITAIRATYDPATRGGDAPDGRKVKATLHWVAGPTAFSATVRLYDHLFTRPDPDGEEDFTACINPASLETLTDCRLEPSLKALGPGERVQFERLGYFFTDPVESRPGAPVFNRIVGLKDAWARIVKSGKTE; translated from the coding sequence ATGAGCGTAACGGAAAAAGAGGCTGCATCCAAAACCGAAACAATCGGCGGCGAATCCAACGACTTTGTAAGGGCTGCCGTGGCCGAGGACGTGGCAAACGGAAAAAACGGCGGGCGGGTCCACACGCGTTTTCCGCCGGAGCCCAACGGGTATCTGCACATGGGCCACGCCAAGAGCATCTGCCTCAATTTCGGAATAGCGCGACAGTTCGGCGGAAAATGCAACCTGCGCTTCGACGATACCAACCCGGCGAAAGAGGACGTGGAATACGTCAACTCCATTAAAGAGGACGCCCGCTGGCTTGGGGCGGACTGGGAGGACCGCGAGTTCTACGCCTCCGACTACTTCGACAGGCTCTACCTCTTTGCCGAGGAACTGATCCAAAAGGGCCTTGCATACGTGGACTCCCTTTCCGCCGAAGAGATCAGGCAATACCGGGGAACCCTCACCGAGCCGGGCAGAAACAGCCCTTACCGGGACCGGTCCGTGGAGGAAAACCTGGACCTCTTCCGGCGCATGAAGGCAGGCGAATTCCCCGACGGAACCCACGTCTTGAGAGCCAAAATCGACATGGCTTCAAGAAACATAATTCTGCGTGACCCCACCATCTACCGCATAAGGGCAGCCCATCACCACCGGACAGGGGATGCGTGGCGCATCTACCCCATGTACGATTTCACCCACTGCCTCTCGGACGCCCTTGAGGGCATTACCCACTCGGTCTGCACCCTGGAGTTCGAGAACAACCGGCCCCTCTACGACTGGGTGCTTTCTAACGTCTCGGCCCCCTGCCACCCGCGCCAGATAGAATTTGCCCGGCTCAACCTCACCTACACGGTTTTGAGCAAGCGAAAGCTCATCAGGCTAGTTTCAGAGAACAGGGTTTCCGGCTGGGACGACCCGCGCATGCCCACCATCTCAGGGGTGAGAAGGCGCGGGATTCCGCCTTCGGCTATTCGCTCCTTCTGCGAAAAAATCGGCGTGGCCAAAAGAGACAGCACCGTGGATGCCGCCCTTCTGGATCACTGCATCCGCGAGGACTTGAATCCAACGGCCCCCCGCGCCATGGCGGTTCTAAGGCCGATAAAGGTAATCATCGAAAACTACCCGGATAATTCCGTTGAGGAACTCGACTGCCTAAATCACCCGGAAAACCCGGAAATGGGCAGCCGCATGGTCCCCTTTGCACGGGAAATCTTCATCGAGGCGGAGGATTTCATGGAAGAGCCGCCCAAGAAGTATTTCCGGCTCTCCCCTGGCCGGGAGGTTCGGCTACGCTACGCCTATTTCATAACATGCACGGGCGTGGATAAGGACCCCGAAACCGGGGCCATAACCGCCATAAGGGCGACCTACGACCCTGCCACACGGGGCGGAGACGCTCCCGACGGCCGCAAGGTGAAGGCAACCCTGCACTGGGTGGCGGGCCCCACAGCTTTTTCGGCCACGGTGAGGCTTTACGATCACCTTTTCACAAGGCCCGACCCGGACGGGGAGGAGGATTTCACCGCCTGCATCAACCCGGCTTCGCTCGAAACCCTTACGGACTGCCGCCTGGAGCCATCCCTCAAGGCCCTGGGGCCGGGCGAGCGGGTGCAGTTCGAGCGGCTGGGCTATTTTTTCACCGATCCCGTCGAGAGCCGCCCCGGCGCTCCCGTCTTCAACAGGATAGTGGGCCTTAAGGACGCCTGGGCGAGGATAGTCAAATCGGGGAAGACCGAATGA
- a CDS encoding PH domain-containing protein: MQPDEKKCPLCGETIKMSAVKCRFCGEFLDKAQEAAQGAAGAGRQAEGGDSKVYYQGNVSKVLLLGPYAYGIFVFIMSLVLLFMLEGSKRELGYYAAGILILSWAGYFLAKYFQWKSRSFRVTGERVESETGILSKSIVNIDMWRVRDIRFEQTIFEKVLGVGSVSFFTPEKPNAPLVIGPIKEARKLYDIMKEVQVTSDRKRGVVRLES; this comes from the coding sequence ATGCAGCCTGACGAAAAGAAATGCCCCCTTTGCGGGGAAACCATAAAAATGAGCGCCGTCAAATGCAGGTTCTGCGGGGAGTTCCTGGACAAGGCCCAGGAAGCCGCCCAAGGCGCGGCGGGCGCTGGCAGGCAGGCCGAAGGCGGGGACAGCAAAGTCTATTACCAGGGCAACGTTTCCAAGGTTCTGCTTCTGGGACCTTATGCCTACGGAATCTTCGTCTTCATCATGTCCCTGGTCCTTTTGTTCATGCTGGAAGGGTCAAAGCGCGAACTTGGCTATTACGCGGCGGGAATACTCATCCTGTCCTGGGCGGGATATTTCCTGGCCAAATATTTCCAGTGGAAATCCAGGTCATTCAGGGTCACCGGGGAGCGCGTTGAGAGCGAAACAGGAATTTTGTCCAAAAGCATAGTTAACATCGACATGTGGCGGGTGCGCGACATCCGTTTCGAGCAGACCATTTTCGAAAAAGTGCTGGGCGTGGGCTCGGTTTCCTTTTTTACTCCCGAAAAACCGAACGCCCCGCTGGTCATAGGACCCATAAAGGAGGCCAGAAAACTGTACGACATAATGAAGGAGGTGCAGGTCACGTCAGACCGAAAAAGGGGCGTCGTGCGCCTCGAATCATGA
- a CDS encoding ferredoxin:thioredoxin reductase — protein sequence MTDAEKLYETLKKIQEPKGYFFNPDKKRVFEVLEGLIENKARFGYMSCPCRLALGDREIDSDIFCPCKYRADDVAEFGSCYCLLYVSPEVAEGKKAPDFVPERRVPRF from the coding sequence ATGACGGACGCGGAAAAGCTGTATGAAACCCTGAAAAAAATCCAGGAGCCCAAGGGGTATTTTTTCAACCCGGACAAAAAGCGGGTTTTCGAGGTCCTGGAAGGGCTCATCGAGAACAAGGCCCGCTTCGGCTACATGTCCTGCCCCTGCCGGCTTGCGTTGGGCGACCGGGAGATCGATTCGGACATCTTCTGCCCCTGCAAATACAGGGCGGATGACGTGGCCGAGTTCGGAAGCTGCTACTGCCTGCTCTATGTCTCCCCCGAAGTGGCCGAAGGCAAAAAGGCCCCTGATTTCGTGCCGGAACGGCGGGTTCCGAGGTTTTAA
- a CDS encoding TIGR04282 family arsenosugar biosynthesis glycosyltransferase, giving the protein MADSDIILVFVRLPRPGEVKTRLGKTMGNRAAAEIYRAFAEDVMDTVKSTGFAFQVHFSPPGEQEAVRAWLGGVDLVPQTPGDLGARMRNALAGAFLNGAERAVVIGSDSPDLPKSALSEALDALKRHDAVIGPAGDGGYYLIGFSSKGFSPEAFSGPEWGTGGVLADTLRILEKAGASLHTLPAHWDVDTKEDLDRLMERAKGSSFMESRTMAALSGILP; this is encoded by the coding sequence ATGGCTGATTCCGACATCATCCTTGTTTTCGTGCGCCTTCCAAGGCCGGGAGAGGTTAAAACCCGGCTCGGAAAAACGATGGGAAACAGGGCCGCTGCCGAAATCTACAGGGCCTTTGCGGAGGATGTGATGGATACGGTGAAATCAACCGGTTTCGCCTTCCAGGTCCATTTCTCCCCGCCCGGCGAACAAGAGGCGGTCCGGGCCTGGCTGGGCGGCGTCGATCTTGTCCCGCAGACGCCCGGAGACCTTGGAGCGCGGATGCGAAACGCCCTTGCCGGGGCCTTTCTAAACGGGGCGGAACGGGCGGTGGTTATAGGCTCGGACTCGCCCGACCTGCCAAAATCAGCGCTTTCGGAAGCCCTGGACGCCCTAAAGCGACACGACGCGGTGATCGGCCCGGCGGGCGACGGAGGCTATTACCTCATAGGTTTTTCCAGCAAGGGCTTTTCGCCGGAGGCCTTTTCCGGCCCGGAATGGGGAACCGGGGGTGTTCTGGCCGACACCCTAAGGATTCTGGAAAAAGCCGGGGCGAGCCTTCACACGCTTCCGGCCCACTGGGACGTGGACACCAAAGAAGACCTTGATCGTCTGATGGAACGCGCCAAAGGCTCATCCTTCATGGAATCGCGCACCATGGCGGCCTTATCGGGGATTCTGCCGTGA
- a CDS encoding NYN domain-containing protein, with amino-acid sequence MAKIMLFIDGTWLYANNRRLSESYGDASYRVDFGKLPSVLAEEVSQYLGKADIDVVRTYLFASYAINYNPLDEDAVLRRKDFFDMLKEEYHYEVEVFPINYIGRRLRKTDRDPGDTFEPKEKCVDIALATNMLYYAAIPQAYDIAIAVVGDRDFMPMLQSVRRLGKRVAIASIKNSCAPEFADPHDDARVKDYDIIWLDDLLQKLELKWERHQLKCESPVHKGNPLVWTTFHPRKNQKFYCDICRQEISRQRYAGYQDYAPPPAEPGQENLPPMPSAPAVRIPGVIKKLFNDRGFGFISTEIGDYYFHLTDLVPGLDFSECMENLTVDFEVKRPPANGKAGAAQKVGRHNPELGMAYQPSEYPPDPYADEDQPMDAPGESYDAAPVEAGDEGEPAQPDPAPPAAPKDEDFFDDEEDGQLKYIK; translated from the coding sequence ATGGCCAAGATAATGCTCTTCATAGACGGTACGTGGTTGTACGCAAATAACAGAAGGCTAAGTGAATCCTACGGGGACGCCAGCTACAGGGTGGATTTCGGAAAGCTGCCGTCGGTTCTCGCCGAGGAGGTGAGCCAATACCTTGGAAAAGCCGACATAGACGTTGTTCGCACCTACCTCTTTGCAAGCTATGCAATAAATTACAACCCCTTGGATGAGGACGCGGTTTTGCGCCGCAAGGATTTCTTCGACATGCTGAAGGAGGAATACCATTACGAGGTCGAGGTTTTCCCCATAAATTACATTGGCCGCAGGCTCAGGAAGACCGACCGTGACCCCGGCGACACCTTCGAGCCCAAGGAAAAATGTGTCGATATAGCCCTTGCAACCAACATGCTCTATTACGCGGCCATTCCCCAGGCCTACGACATAGCCATAGCAGTTGTGGGCGACCGCGATTTCATGCCCATGCTTCAAAGCGTGCGCCGCCTCGGAAAACGTGTGGCAATAGCCAGCATAAAGAACTCCTGCGCACCGGAATTCGCCGATCCGCACGACGACGCGCGGGTGAAGGACTACGACATCATCTGGCTGGATGACCTTCTGCAGAAACTGGAGCTAAAGTGGGAGCGCCACCAGTTGAAGTGCGAGAGCCCCGTTCACAAGGGGAATCCTTTGGTCTGGACCACCTTCCACCCTAGGAAGAACCAGAAGTTCTACTGCGACATCTGCCGCCAGGAGATTTCCCGCCAGCGCTACGCCGGGTACCAGGATTACGCGCCCCCGCCCGCCGAGCCCGGCCAGGAAAATCTTCCACCCATGCCCTCCGCGCCCGCAGTCCGGATTCCGGGCGTGATAAAGAAGCTCTTCAACGACCGGGGATTCGGCTTCATCTCGACTGAAATCGGCGACTATTATTTCCATCTCACCGACCTGGTGCCGGGTCTCGATTTTTCCGAATGCATGGAAAACCTCACGGTGGATTTCGAGGTCAAGCGCCCCCCGGCCAACGGCAAGGCGGGAGCTGCCCAGAAGGTGGGACGCCACAACCCGGAACTGGGCATGGCTTATCAGCCTTCCGAGTATCCGCCAGACCCCTACGCGGACGAGGATCAGCCTATGGACGCCCCTGGCGAGTCTTACGATGCCGCCCCTGTCGAGGCAGGCGATGAAGGCGAGCCCGCTCAGCCGGACCCGGCCCCCCCTGCTGCTCCCAAAGACGAAGACTTTTTCGACGACGAGGAAGACGGCCAGTTGAAGTATATAAAATGA
- a CDS encoding PDZ domain-containing protein: MMPKLAKRPLAFLFCAAFILFSSIVLASDEAAIKPLFPVALSQDIPEAKASFEEIRGLILKNYYSPTLTEDALYYAAIKGMLRHVSPPEHPDLAQLWTPDQYAQVVDSLKGEQVSIGIRTTFNPVEGSLTVSEVMPDSPADMLLKPHDRILRINGQSLAGKKITEVSELLDGPEGTQVALTVNRDIQVFEVTLKCQKVATQNLVVTLLDATTAVMELKKFTLGIADEMKAELDKLATQGVSRLILDLRGNGGGIFEESLKVSELFLPAKSIMIRVVQKDSKVRAVASSNENPARFTMAVLIGRGTASSAEVVASALQDHGRAFLVGGRTYGKGVFETTFATDNGYRVKFITGAMYSPKGRSWQTNGLLPDFLADTDERTTAALLKLDPKTRYPRDVAMITAVKLLTR, translated from the coding sequence ATGATGCCAAAACTCGCCAAGCGGCCCCTTGCGTTCCTTTTCTGCGCAGCCTTCATCCTCTTTTCCTCCATCGTCCTGGCCTCGGACGAGGCGGCAATAAAGCCCCTTTTCCCGGTGGCCCTTTCCCAGGACATCCCGGAGGCGAAAGCCTCCTTCGAGGAGATCAGGGGGCTCATTCTTAAAAATTACTACAGCCCAACCCTCACCGAGGACGCCCTCTATTACGCGGCCATAAAGGGGATGCTGAGGCACGTGTCTCCGCCGGAGCACCCGGACTTGGCCCAGTTGTGGACCCCGGACCAGTACGCCCAGGTTGTGGACAGCTTGAAGGGCGAGCAGGTTTCCATCGGCATCCGCACAACCTTCAACCCGGTGGAGGGGAGCCTTACCGTAAGTGAGGTCATGCCCGATTCCCCGGCTGACATGTTGTTGAAGCCCCATGACCGGATTTTGCGCATAAACGGCCAAAGCCTTGCAGGAAAGAAGATTACCGAGGTCTCGGAGCTTCTGGACGGCCCGGAAGGAACCCAGGTGGCCCTTACCGTGAACCGCGATATACAGGTCTTCGAGGTCACCTTGAAATGCCAGAAAGTGGCCACCCAGAACCTGGTGGTCACCCTCTTGGATGCAACCACCGCCGTCATGGAGCTAAAGAAATTCACCCTCGGAATTGCCGATGAAATGAAAGCGGAACTGGACAAGCTGGCAACCCAGGGGGTGAGCAGGCTGATTCTGGATTTGAGGGGCAACGGGGGCGGCATTTTCGAGGAATCCCTAAAGGTCTCGGAGCTTTTTCTGCCCGCCAAGTCCATCATGATCCGCGTGGTTCAAAAGGATTCAAAGGTCCGGGCAGTGGCCTCGTCCAACGAAAACCCCGCAAGGTTCACCATGGCCGTGCTGATCGGCAGGGGCACGGCCTCGTCTGCGGAAGTGGTGGCGTCGGCGCTCCAGGATCACGGCAGGGCCTTTCTGGTGGGCGGGCGCACCTACGGAAAAGGCGTTTTCGAGACAACCTTCGCCACTGATAATGGCTATCGGGTGAAATTCATAACCGGGGCCATGTACTCGCCCAAGGGGAGAAGCTGGCAGACCAACGGGCTCTTGCCGGATTTTCTGGCCGACACCGATGAGCGCACCACGGCGGCCCTTTTGAAGCTGGACCCCAAGACCCGCTATCCCAGGGACGTGGCCATGATAACCGCCGTGAAGCTCCTGACGAGGTAG
- a CDS encoding TIGR04283 family arsenosugar biosynthesis glycosyltransferase: protein MKLSVIIPTLNEDKRLPGLLNFLAGKGLEIIVADGGSGDGTAAIARSFTPLVVISPPGRGIQMARGARLATGDVLLFLHADTLLPGAFKAIIERALSRQGAVFGAFRLDIRPISPALRLIRLGANLRTRLFSLPYGDQAVFVRRSVYEKLGGFAEIPIMEDVELALRLKKAGRFVMAEGSAVTSARRFEKEGALMAWLRNQNLLWRYLLGTPPENLLPRYRPVR from the coding sequence GTGAAGCTCTCCGTCATCATCCCCACCTTGAACGAGGACAAACGCCTGCCGGGGCTTTTGAATTTTCTCGCCGGAAAAGGCCTCGAAATCATAGTGGCCGACGGCGGAAGCGGCGACGGAACAGCCGCCATTGCACGCTCCTTCACGCCACTGGTCGTGATCTCCCCTCCTGGTCGCGGAATCCAGATGGCCCGTGGCGCAAGGCTCGCAACCGGCGACGTTTTGCTTTTCCTGCACGCGGACACCCTGCTTCCGGGCGCTTTCAAGGCCATTATCGAAAGGGCGCTTTCAAGGCAGGGGGCGGTTTTCGGGGCCTTCCGGCTGGACATCAGGCCCATCTCACCCGCCCTTCGCCTCATCCGGCTTGGGGCCAACCTGCGAACCCGGCTTTTCTCGCTTCCCTACGGAGACCAGGCGGTTTTTGTCCGGCGGAGCGTTTACGAAAAACTGGGGGGCTTTGCCGAAATCCCCATAATGGAAGACGTCGAACTCGCCCTCCGCCTCAAAAAGGCCGGGCGCTTCGTAATGGCAGAGGGCAGCGCCGTGACCAGCGCCCGCCGCTTTGAAAAGGAAGGCGCGTTAATGGCCTGGCTCAGAAACCAGAACCTTTTATGGCGCTATCTTCTGGGAACCCCGCCGGAAAACCTGCTCCCGCGCTATCGCCCCGTAAGGTGA
- a CDS encoding glutaredoxin family protein: MPPIKIYTLSTCSHCKSAKALLNECSVPFDAVDVDRLDGDARKEAIEAVREVNPNLSFPTLIIGDTVIVGFKEEAIRKALDQ, from the coding sequence ATGCCCCCGATCAAAATTTACACTCTTAGCACGTGCAGCCATTGCAAGAGCGCCAAGGCCCTTTTGAACGAGTGTTCGGTACCTTTTGACGCGGTTGACGTGGACAGGCTGGACGGTGACGCCAGGAAGGAAGCCATAGAGGCGGTGCGGGAGGTGAACCCCAACCTTTCCTTTCCCACTTTAATCATCGGCGACACCGTGATAGTGGGCTTCAAGGAAGAGGCAATAAGAAAGGCCTTGGATCAATGA
- a CDS encoding MFS transporter — protein sequence MAGKLPRTVVVLGLVSFFTDLSSEMIYPLLPVFLAGVLGAGPAILGLIEGVAETTASVLKLASGYWADRLKKRKGLVLLGYGISSIARPLVGLALSWPFVLVLRFTDRVGKGIRSSPRDALIADAAPPERRGEAYGFHRSMDHAGAVAGPLVAALLMGAFGMSMRHVFLWAALPGVVVIALILAGVRETPKTAATAKAAKAAKTESGETGGLFTPDFKRLLAALAIFTLGNSTDAFLLLRLSRAGVSVQGVAFMWSAFHVVKMASTYLGGRVSDRLGRKGMILSGWILYAAVYAAMGVIDNTVGVITIFLIYGLYYGLTEPCEKAWVADLVPPNARGRAFGLYNGVVGITALPASILFGLLSETLGMPAAFFTGAGLAVAASFLLAGVAAPKNGVCEIAA from the coding sequence ATGGCGGGTAAATTACCGCGCACGGTGGTTGTGTTAGGGCTGGTGAGCTTTTTCACCGACCTTTCCTCGGAGATGATCTACCCCCTTCTGCCGGTGTTCCTGGCCGGGGTTCTGGGGGCCGGCCCGGCCATTCTGGGCCTTATTGAAGGAGTCGCCGAAACCACGGCATCGGTGCTGAAACTGGCTTCCGGGTACTGGGCGGACAGGCTCAAAAAGCGCAAGGGCCTGGTTCTTCTGGGCTACGGGATTTCAAGCATCGCCCGGCCCCTGGTGGGGCTGGCCCTTTCCTGGCCCTTCGTGCTGGTTCTCCGGTTCACCGACCGCGTGGGCAAGGGCATACGCTCGTCACCTCGGGACGCCTTAATTGCCGACGCGGCCCCGCCCGAACGAAGGGGCGAAGCCTACGGCTTCCACCGGTCCATGGACCACGCAGGAGCTGTTGCTGGCCCCCTGGTGGCCGCCCTTCTCATGGGGGCCTTCGGGATGTCCATGAGGCATGTCTTTTTGTGGGCGGCCCTTCCCGGAGTGGTGGTGATAGCCCTGATACTTGCGGGCGTGCGGGAAACGCCGAAAACGGCGGCAACCGCCAAGGCGGCCAAGGCCGCAAAAACGGAGTCAGGCGAAACGGGCGGGCTTTTCACGCCCGATTTCAAGCGCCTTCTGGCGGCCCTGGCCATTTTCACCCTGGGTAACTCCACCGACGCCTTTCTGCTTTTAAGGCTTTCCAGGGCAGGGGTTTCGGTCCAGGGCGTGGCATTCATGTGGTCGGCCTTTCACGTTGTCAAAATGGCCTCCACTTATCTTGGCGGGCGCGTTTCAGACCGGCTTGGCCGGAAGGGGATGATTCTTTCCGGCTGGATTCTCTACGCGGCGGTCTACGCCGCCATGGGAGTCATTGATAATACCGTCGGCGTGATTACGATCTTCCTGATTTACGGCCTCTACTACGGGCTCACGGAGCCCTGCGAAAAGGCCTGGGTGGCCGATCTGGTTCCTCCGAACGCGCGCGGCAGGGCCTTTGGCCTTTATAACGGAGTCGTGGGCATAACCGCGCTTCCGGCAAGCATTCTTTTCGGCCTTTTGTCCGAAACCCTGGGAATGCCTGCGGCCTTTTTCACCGGAGCCGGTCTGGCCGTGGCCGCATCATTCCTTCTTGCGGGCGTGGCGGCTCCCAAAAACGGGGTATGCGAAATAGCCGCCTGA